In Poecilia reticulata strain Guanapo linkage group LG17, Guppy_female_1.0+MT, whole genome shotgun sequence, the following proteins share a genomic window:
- the LOC108167071 gene encoding E3 ubiquitin-protein ligase mib1-like: MAQLSIQKLHHTSRWYYAYILLFFPISXGNASLDIQNVNQQTALHLAVERQHTQIVRLLVRAEAKLDVQDKDGDTPLHEALRHHTLSQLRQLQDMQDVSKVEPWEPSKNTLIMGLGTQGAEKKSAASIACFLAANGADLTIRNKKGQSPLDLCPDPSLCKALAKCHKEKSSGQVDTRSPSLNSNIESLEECMVCSDMKRDTLFGPCGHIATCSLCSPRVKKCLICKEQVQSRTKIEECVVCSDKKAAVLFQPCGHMCACENCASLMKKCVQCRAVVERRTPFVLCCGGKGMEDDAADHDDDDDDDDDDLRSSNTMAGGSQDLLQPNNLALSWSSGNIPALQRDKDNTNVNADVQKLQQQLQDIKEQTMCPVCLDRLKNMIFMCGHGTCQLCGDRMSECPICRKAIERRILLY, encoded by the exons ATGGCTCAGCTTTCTATTCAGAAACTGCACCACACTTCTAG ATGGTATTATGCTtatattcttctgttttttcccaTCTCCMAGGGCAACGCCAGCTTAGACATTCAGAATGTTAACCAGCAGACGGCATTACACCTTGCAGTGGAGCGYCAGCACACTCAGATAGTTCGG CTGCTAGTGCGGGCAGAGGCTAAGCTTGACGTGCAGGACAAGGATGGGGACACACCGCTTCACGAGGCRCTGCGTCACCACACACTGTCCCAGTTGCGGCAGCTCCAGGATATGCAGGATGTCAGCAAAGTGGAGCCCTGGGAACCCTCCAAGAACACA TTAATCATGGGCTTGGGCACCCAGggagcagagaagaagagcgCAGCATCCATCGCCTGTTTCCTGGCAGCAAACGGTGCAGACCTGACCATTCGCAACAAAAAGGGCCAGTCCCCTCTGGACCTTTGTCCGGACCCCAGTCTCTGTAAGGCCTTGGCCAAATGTCACAAAGAGAAGAGTAG CGGTCAGGTGGACACCCGCAGCCCGTCTCTGAACAGCAACATCGAGTCTCTGGAGGAGTGCATGGTTTGCTCGGACATGAAGAGAGACACTCTGTTTGGGCCCTGCGGACACATCGCGACTTGCTCGCTCTGCTCGCCGCGTGTCAAGAAGTGTCTCATCTGTAAGGAGCAGGTTCAGTCCAGAACAAAG ATTGAGGAGTGCGTAGTTTGCTCTGACAAAAAGGCCGCTGTGTTGTTCCAGCCCTGTGGTCACATGTGCGCTTGTGAGA ACTGTGCCAGCCTCATGAAGAAGTGCGTACAGTGCCGGGCTGTGGTGGAACGCCGCACCCCCTTCGTTCTCTGCTGCGGAGGGAAAGGTATGGAGGATGATGCCGCtgatcatgatgatgatgatgatgatgatgatgatgacctTA GGAGCTCTAACACTATGGCAGGGGGATCCCAGGATCTTCTCCAGCCCAACAATCTGGCATTAAGTTGGT CGAGTGGAAACATCCCAGCCCTGCAGAGGGATAAAGATAACACAAACGTAAACGCTGATGTGCAAAAGCTACAGCAACAGCTTCAAGACATCAAGGAACAg ACGATGTGTCCGGTGTGTCTGGACCGGCTGAAGAACATGATCTTCATGTGCGGCCACGGCACCTGCCAACTCTGCGGAGACCGAATGAGCGAGTGCCCAATCTGCCGCAAAGCCATCGAGCGCCGTATCCTCCTCTACTAg